A genomic segment from Aegilops tauschii subsp. strangulata cultivar AL8/78 chromosome 1, Aet v6.0, whole genome shotgun sequence encodes:
- the LOC109751236 gene encoding probable beta-1,3-galactosyltransferase 8 has protein sequence MMALSERQPQSEKKAPRARPMSGKAVFVLCATSFFVGLLLSGRMTVLTPPASGGHGGSRIALFSDDDCEHRRKLEEESNPNDVMNEVSRTHQAIRSLDKSVSSLEMELAVERAKRNGGLGAAVPSKGLPKVFVVVGINTAFSSKKRRDSLRDTWVPRGDKLRQLEKEKGVVVRFVIGHSATPGGALDRAIDVEEAETRDFMRLDHVEGYHELSSKTRIYFAAAVATWDAAFYVKVDDDVHVNLGMLTNRLARYRTTPRVYVGCMKSGPVLSQKGVKYHEPESWKFGDEGNKYFRHATGQIYAISRDLASYISINQPILHRFANEDVSLGAWLIGLEVEHVDDRSLCCATPPDCEWKKQAGNVCAASFDWSCSGICKSVDRMRAIHSACGEGDGAVSNFAAA, from the exons ATGATG GCGCTGAGCGAGAGGCAGCCGCAGTCGGAGAAGAAGGCCCCGCGGGCGAGGCCCATGTCGGGGAAGGCCGTGTTCGTGCTCTGCGCCACCAGCTTCTTCGTGGGGCTGCTGCTCAGCGGCCGGATGACGGTACTGACGCCGCCGGCGTCGGGCGGCCACGGCGGCTCCAGGATCGCCCTATTCTCCGACGACGACTGCGAGCACAGGCGT AAGCTGGAAGAAGAGAGCAACCCGAACGATGTCATGAACGAGGTGTCACGAACCCACCAAGCCATTCG GTCTCTGGACAAGTCGGTGTCGTCGCTGGAGATGGAGCTGGCGGTGGAGCGGGCCAAGAGGAACGGCGGCCTGGGCGCGGCGGTGCCGTCCAAGGGCCTCCCGAAGGTGTTCGTGGTGGTGGGCATCAACACGGCCTTCAGCAGCAAGAAGCGGCGCGACTCGCTCCGCGACACCTGGGTGCCCCGGGGCGACAAGCTCCGGCAGCTGGAGAAGGAGAAGGGGGTGGTGGTGCGGTTCGTGATCGGGCACAGCGCCACGCCCGGCGGCGCGCTGGACCGGGCCATCGACGTGGAGGAGGCGGAGACCAGGGACTTCATGCGGCTGGACCACGTGGAGGGCTACCACGAGCTCTCCTCCAAGACCAGGATCTacttcgccgccgccgtcgccacctGGGACGCCGCCTTCTACGTCAAGGTCGACGACgacgtacacgtcaacctag GGATGCTGACGAACAGGCTCGCCAGGTACAGGACGACGCCCAGGGTGTACGTGGGGTGCATGAAGTCCGGCCCTGTGCTGTCGCAGAA GGGCGTCAAGTACCACGAGCCTGAGTCTTGGAAGTTCGGGGACGAGGGGAACAAGTACTTCCGCCACGCCACGGGGCAGATCTACGCCATCTCCAGGGACCTCGCCTCCTACATCTCCATCAACCA GCCGATACTGCACCGGTTCGCGAACGAGGACGTGTCGCTGGGCGCGTGGCTCATCGGGCTCGAGGTGGAGCACGTCGACGACCGGAGCCTCTGCTGCGCCACGCCCCCAG ACTGCGAGTGGAAGAAGCAGGCCGGGAACGTGTGCGCGGCGTCCTTCGACTGGTCCTGCAGCGGCATCTGCAAGTCCGTCGACAGGATGAGGGCCATCCACAGCGCCTGCGGCGAGGGCGACGGAGCCGTCTCCAACTTCGCCGCCGCCTGa